A segment of the Peptoclostridium acidaminophilum DSM 3953 genome:
TTGAAGGAGGCAATAAGAGAGGTAGAGGGTTTTCCGAAGGAAGGGATAAATTTCAAGGACATAACTCCCCTTCTAAAGGACGGGAAGGCTTTCAGGAATGCTATAGATGCAATTGTTAACAATATAAAGAACAAGGACATAGACATAGTTGTTGGCCCCGAGGCGAGAGGTTTTCTGCTTGGAGCGCCTGTGGCGTATGCTATAGGAGCCGGTTTTGTACCGGTAAGAAAGCCGGGCAAGCTTCCTTGGGAGACGGAGTCCTACGACTATGATCTTGAGTATGGGGAAGACAGCCTTGAAATACACAAGGACGCCATACATCCGGGGACCAAGGTGGCTATAGTTGACGATCTTTTGGCTACTGGCGGAACTACAAAGGCAGTCATAGAGCTTATTGAAAAGCTCGGCGGAGAGGTCGTGGCCGTCGAGTATCTGATAGAGCTTGAATTCCTGAATGCCAGGGAGTTGCTGAAAGGATACGCTGTAGATTCCGTGATTAAATACAACGACTGATAAATTATTTTAGTAATTTGGATAGGGTGATTCTTATGTTGGAAAATCTGTTGCTAAGCATAGAACAATATAGTCCCGAAAGCAATCTGGAGCTCATTATAAAAGCATACAACCTTGCTGAAAGTGCGCACGTGGGACAATATAGAAAATCTGGAGAAAAGTATTTTATACATCCTGTGAGCGTGGCAAAAATACTTGTCGAGCTTCAGCTCGACACAGTAACTGTAGCTGCCGGCCTTTTGCACGACGTAATAGAGGATACAAAATATACTTATGAAGATTTGAGCAATATCTTCGGGCAGGAAATAGCCGACCTTGTGGACGGGGTTACAAAACTCGGAAAGATTGAATACAAATCTAAAGAAGAGACCCAGGCTGAAAATATCAGAAAGATGTTTATTGCCATGGCGAAAGACATAAGGGTCGTGCTCATAAAGCTTGCAGACAGACTTCACAACATGAGAACGCTAAACTACATGTCTGAAAGCAAGGCGCAGGAAAAGGCGAGAGAGACAATTGAGATATATGCGCCAATAGCAAACAGGCTTGGTATGTCAAAGATAAAATTCGAGCTAGAGGATACTGCCCTCAGATATCTCGATCCGGAAGGCTACTATGAGCTTGTAGATAAGGTAGCCAAGAAGAAAAAGGAAAGAGAAGAATATATACATCAGGTCATAGAAATGCTCAGGGAGCACATAGACGAGCTTGATGTTGACTTTGAGATAAGCGGCAGGGCTAAGCATTTCTACAGCATATACAGGAAGATGCACTACCAGGGCAAGAATTTCGAACAGATATACGACCTAACCGGAGTGAGGGTAATAGTCAACAGCATTAAGGACTGCTACGCTGTTCTTGGTGTTGTCCACACCATATGGAAGCCGCTCCCAGGCCGTTTCAAGGACTACATTGCAATGCCAAAGCCGAACATGTACCAGTCGCTGCACACTTCGGTTGTAGGGCTTGACGGAGGTCCGCTCGAGATCCAAATAAGGACATTCGAGATGAACAAAACCGCTGAACTCGGTATAGCTGCTCACTGGAAGTACAAGGAAGGCAAGTCCGGAGCAGATAAGAGCGACCTTGACAAGAAGCTTTCCTGGCTTCGTCAGATGATGGAGCTGCAGGATGACCTCAACGATCCGAGGGAGTTCATGGAAGCTCTCAAGATAGACCTGTTCACAAATCAGGTGTTTGTATTTTCACCAAAAGGAGACGTCATAGAACTTCCAGCAGGCTCAACACCGATTGACTTTGCATACAAAGTCCATACCGACGTGGGCAATAGGTGCATAGGAGCCAAGGTTGACGGGAGAATGGTTCCGCTCGATTACAAGCTCAAAAACGGAAACATAGTGCACGTAGTTACTTCGGGACACAGCACGGGACCAAGCAGGGACTGGCTTAATGTAGCCAAGAGCACGCAGGCAAAGAATAAAATAAGGCAATGGTTCAGGAAGGCCAACAGGACCGAGAACATAGAAAAAGGCAAGGAGCTGTTTGATCGTGAGCTCAAAAGAAACGGTATTACACAGACAGAGGGGCTAAAGCACAAATATGTGGCTTCAGTCATGAAAAAGTTCAACTACGCCAATGAAGATGAGATGTACGCAGCTGTAGGCTATGGAGGCATAACGCCGGCTCAGATAATTGGCAAGCTGAAAATAGAGATGGAAAAGGATTCTGTAAAGGACGAGAGCAAAAGAGACAGTGAGATTCTTGAGCGTATGCAGGAAAAGCAAGAAAAGGAAAG
Coding sequences within it:
- a CDS encoding RelA/SpoT family protein, which encodes MLENLLLSIEQYSPESNLELIIKAYNLAESAHVGQYRKSGEKYFIHPVSVAKILVELQLDTVTVAAGLLHDVIEDTKYTYEDLSNIFGQEIADLVDGVTKLGKIEYKSKEETQAENIRKMFIAMAKDIRVVLIKLADRLHNMRTLNYMSESKAQEKARETIEIYAPIANRLGMSKIKFELEDTALRYLDPEGYYELVDKVAKKKKEREEYIHQVIEMLREHIDELDVDFEISGRAKHFYSIYRKMHYQGKNFEQIYDLTGVRVIVNSIKDCYAVLGVVHTIWKPLPGRFKDYIAMPKPNMYQSLHTSVVGLDGGPLEIQIRTFEMNKTAELGIAAHWKYKEGKSGADKSDLDKKLSWLRQMMELQDDLNDPREFMEALKIDLFTNQVFVFSPKGDVIELPAGSTPIDFAYKVHTDVGNRCIGAKVDGRMVPLDYKLKNGNIVHVVTSGHSTGPSRDWLNVAKSTQAKNKIRQWFRKANRTENIEKGKELFDRELKRNGITQTEGLKHKYVASVMKKFNYANEDEMYAAVGYGGITPAQIIGKLKIEMEKDSVKDESKRDSEILERMQEKQEKEREQQPREKGRGQGVIVKGVGNILVRFAKCCNPLPGDDIVGFITKGRGVSIHRSDCSSIDLSDPEISGRLLEVRWDLEKAASFEAEIKVKGVDRQGIISEITQMLAAEKISLNGINARTTKDGMLNMTIHLPIENKEQLKNVMNKIKNLSGVLDVFRVEN
- a CDS encoding adenine phosphoribosyltransferase; protein product: MDLKEAIREVEGFPKEGINFKDITPLLKDGKAFRNAIDAIVNNIKNKDIDIVVGPEARGFLLGAPVAYAIGAGFVPVRKPGKLPWETESYDYDLEYGEDSLEIHKDAIHPGTKVAIVDDLLATGGTTKAVIELIEKLGGEVVAVEYLIELEFLNARELLKGYAVDSVIKYND